The following are from one region of the Nostoc cf. commune SO-36 genome:
- a CDS encoding ABC exporter membrane fusion protein → MAVNKESRLFTKPVRRSQVILAASLTLAAGLITFYSLAPFWSKPKVVTPAANPSKAVTPAKVAVTALGRLEPEGEVTTLTAPTSNNGVRVERLLVKEGDAVKAGQTLAYLENYGRSRTALQQALDQLQVAKAKLAQVKSGARTGDIEAQKAAIARLEPQYKGDVATQEATIARIQAEVDNAQAENDRYQQLYKQGAIAASVADTKALQLKTTQQQLTEAQATLKRTQDTFQEQLKQAEAQLTSISEVRSVDVQVAQTEVNSATTSVQQAKADLDLSYIKSPINGKILKIHAKTGEVISANRGFAEIGKTSQMYVIAEVYQTDVQKVRVGQKATINSTAFTGTIKGTVKEIGWQVDKQNIFSINPGSDTDRRIIEVKISIDNPADSEKVARLTNLQVDVAIQI, encoded by the coding sequence ATGGCAGTAAATAAAGAAAGTCGATTATTCACAAAACCCGTAAGGCGATCGCAAGTAATTTTAGCAGCTTCTCTGACTTTAGCGGCTGGATTAATCACTTTCTATAGTTTGGCCCCATTTTGGTCTAAACCGAAAGTTGTTACACCAGCAGCGAATCCTTCAAAAGCTGTCACTCCTGCAAAAGTTGCTGTCACCGCCTTGGGACGTTTGGAACCAGAAGGCGAAGTTACTACTTTGACTGCTCCCACTTCCAATAATGGGGTGCGAGTAGAAAGACTGTTGGTAAAAGAAGGAGATGCGGTTAAAGCAGGGCAAACACTGGCATATTTAGAAAATTATGGTCGTTCTAGAACAGCTTTGCAACAGGCTTTAGACCAACTGCAAGTTGCCAAAGCTAAACTAGCGCAGGTGAAATCTGGAGCTAGAACCGGAGATATCGAAGCTCAAAAAGCTGCGATCGCACGTTTAGAGCCACAATATAAAGGGGATGTTGCAACTCAAGAGGCGACAATTGCCCGCATCCAGGCGGAAGTAGACAACGCTCAAGCTGAGAACGACCGCTATCAGCAATTATACAAACAAGGTGCGATCGCGGCTTCTGTAGCAGATACCAAAGCTTTGCAACTTAAGACTACACAACAGCAACTAACAGAAGCTCAAGCCACCCTCAAGCGAACTCAAGACACATTCCAAGAACAACTCAAGCAAGCAGAAGCGCAACTCACTAGTATTAGCGAAGTGCGTAGTGTAGATGTTCAAGTAGCACAAACCGAAGTCAACAGTGCCACAACTTCTGTTCAACAAGCAAAAGCCGACTTGGATTTAAGTTATATAAAATCTCCCATCAATGGCAAAATTTTGAAAATTCACGCCAAAACGGGAGAAGTAATTAGCGCCAATAGAGGATTTGCTGAAATAGGTAAGACATCTCAAATGTATGTGATTGCAGAGGTGTATCAAACCGACGTTCAAAAAGTGCGTGTAGGACAAAAAGCCACAATTAACAGCACTGCATTTACTGGAACAATCAAAGGAACTGTAAAAGAGATTGGTTGGCAAGTTGACAAGCAAAACATCTTCAGCATCAACCCTGGTTCAGATACAGACCGCAGAATAATTGAAGTTAAAATTTCCATCGATAATCCCGCAGATAGTGAAAAAGTTGCTCGTTTAACCAACTTACAAGTGGATGTCGCCATTCAGATTTAG